A genomic stretch from Aedes albopictus strain Foshan chromosome 2, AalbF5, whole genome shotgun sequence includes:
- the LOC134288930 gene encoding uncharacterized protein LOC134288930 — protein sequence MSDEGKYVRVYHFSEDEEDEDQEAGRYVRAPVLSNEECGYDIDEGNYRYEATAEINKENELLKEQLAKMKRTVEEITSRNNRSRDRDVVRNDAEESWTCSRSYPSSQPLENTPNIRWDQMKPFPKNIPANKMWEEWTKYIENFEIAALLSNAVDPVRRSQLLFLSMGEEMQGIVRAAKLRPNLHDSDCYALFVKNIEHHLRSMTDTAAEHEAFSCMQQERGETVVNYHARVMEKVRLCRYSPSDQERFVRAQLLKGMSNRELAKTARTFGHETNFIVQSATRDESYRAEPAQAGTTYDSVLNQVFNRAPFRASMKRYGSYGKFSEPRNKQGRFENRTVNSRQEYCPRCNKWMHKNRPCPALKLKCHECGTFGHFAVVCRKKRVYAVDDVGPQEPKMEPKEEQVK from the exons ATGTCGGACGAAGGCAAGTACGTTCGTGTGTACCACTTTAGCGAGGATGAAGAGGATGAAGACCAGGAAGCCGGAAGGTATGTTCGTGCTCCGGTGCTTTCCAACGAAGAATGTGGATACGACATTGACGAAGGAAACTACCGATATGAGGCAACAGCGGAAATCAACAAGGAGAAcgaattgctcaaagaacaattAGCGAAGATGAAGAGGACAGTAGAGGAGATAACGTCGAGAAACAATCGATCTCGGGACCGGGATGTCGTACGCAACGATGCTGAGGAAAGCTGGACTTGTTCTCGTAGCTATCCGTCATCCCAACCGCTCGAGAACACTCCCAATATCCGCTGGGACCAGATGAAGCCGTTCCCCAAGAACATTCCTGCTAACAAGATGTGGGAAGAGTGGACGAAgtatattgaaaacttcgaaatcGCTGCTCTGTTGTCTAATGCTGTCGATCCTGTGCGCCGCTCACAGCTGCTTTTTCTATCGATGGGCGAAGAAATGCAGGGAATCGTTCGCGCTGCTAAGTTAAGGCCAAACCTGCACGACAGCGATTGTTATGCACTCTTCGTGAAGAACATTGAACATCATCTTCGTTCCATGACGGATACCGCAGCAGAACACGAGGCCTTTTCGTGTATGCAGCAGGAGCGAGGAGAAACCGTGGTTAATTATCACGCCAGGGTTATGGAGAAGGTGCGTCTATGCCGCTACAGCCCAAGCGACCAGGAACGCTTTGTGCGGGCGCAGTTGCTTAAAG GGATGTCAAACCGAGAGCTGGCGAAAACTGCAAGGACATTCGGGCATGAAACTAACTTCATTGTCCAATCGGCGACACGCGACGAGTCGTACAGAGCTGAACCAGCGCAGGCGGGTACTACGTATGATTCGGTGTTGAACCAGGTATTCAATCGTGCCCCGTTCAGAGCTTCGATGAAACGGTATGGCAGCTACGGGAAATTTAGTGAACCTCGTAACAAACAGGGCCGTTTCGAAAATCGCACTGTTAACAGCCGACAGGAGTATTGCCCAAGGTGCAATAAATGGATGCACAAGAACCGTCCATGTCCGGCATTGAAGCTCAAATGTCACGAATGTGGTACATTCGGCCATTTTGCTGTGGTATGCCGGAAGAAACGAGTATACGCCGTCGATGATGTGGGCCCTCAAGAACCAAAAATGGAACCTAAGGAGGAACAGGTAAAATGA